One window of the Dethiosulfovibrio faecalis genome contains the following:
- a CDS encoding Txe/YoeB family addiction module toxin, which translates to MIKTWSDQAWEDYLYWQKECSKTLKKINKLIKDIDRNGYEGIGDPEPLKGDLAGWWSRRINRFDRIVYRINGGAIEIAQCRSHYGSKDSAINWSPDKNAR; encoded by the coding sequence ATGATAAAGACCTGGTCTGATCAGGCTTGGGAAGACTACCTTTATTGGCAAAAGGAATGTAGCAAAACCCTTAAAAAGATAAATAAATTGATAAAGGACATAGATAGAAACGGCTACGAGGGGATCGGCGACCCCGAGCCCTTGAAAGGCGATCTTGCCGGTTGGTGGAGTCGCAGGATAAATCGTTTCGACAGAATCGTCTACAGGATAAACGGTGGTGCTATAGAGATAGCACAGTGCCGATCCCATTACGGCTCTAAGGATAGCGCTATAAACTGGAGTCCCGATAAAAACGCACGTTAG
- a CDS encoding DnaJ C-terminal domain-containing protein, translating to MSVQYKDYYEILGVSRSAQESEIKRAYRKLAKKYHPDVNKSAEGEKRYKEVNEAYEVLRDPKKRKLYDELGPNWQNGQDFAPPGGGYGGYGPGGGRVHMDFGGDMGGFSDFFKTIFGNMGGMGMDGMSMGDDMFFGGGGQSRGQDQSVNLEIPLSDAAKAPIKRKMTLQGPRGRRTLEVNLPRGIADGSKLTLKGQGGQSGGGPRGDLHITVKLIEDPRFEIRGHDLTTTVKVTPWDAALGMDALAVSTLDGSVKIKLPPGTQTGRRLRLKGKGLPLRGSGNGDLYVKIEIVIPEKLTDRERELFEALREESTFEPK from the coding sequence ATGTCGGTACAATACAAGGACTACTACGAGATCCTGGGCGTTTCCAGAAGCGCCCAGGAATCGGAGATAAAGAGAGCATACAGAAAGCTGGCCAAGAAGTACCATCCCGACGTGAACAAGAGCGCCGAGGGGGAGAAGAGGTATAAGGAGGTCAACGAGGCCTACGAGGTGCTTCGGGATCCCAAGAAGAGAAAGCTGTACGACGAGCTCGGCCCCAACTGGCAGAACGGCCAGGATTTCGCCCCTCCCGGCGGGGGATACGGAGGCTACGGCCCCGGGGGCGGAAGGGTTCACATGGATTTCGGCGGGGATATGGGCGGCTTCAGCGATTTCTTCAAGACCATCTTCGGCAACATGGGCGGAATGGGAATGGACGGCATGTCCATGGGAGACGATATGTTCTTCGGCGGAGGGGGCCAATCCAGAGGACAGGATCAGTCGGTGAACCTGGAGATTCCCCTTTCCGACGCGGCAAAAGCCCCCATAAAAAGGAAGATGACCTTGCAGGGGCCGAGAGGACGAAGGACCTTGGAGGTAAACCTTCCGAGAGGCATCGCCGACGGCAGCAAGCTGACCCTTAAAGGGCAGGGGGGGCAGTCCGGAGGGGGCCCCAGAGGGGATCTGCATATCACGGTCAAGTTGATCGAGGATCCCAGGTTCGAGATAAGAGGACACGACCTGACGACCACGGTCAAGGTAACCCCATGGGACGCAGCCTTGGGGATGGACGCTCTAGCCGTTTCCACCCTGGACGGATCGGTGAAGATAAAGCTGCCTCCGGGAACCCAGACCGGCAGGAGATTGAGGCTTAAGGGAAAGGGACTTCCCCTCAGAGGCAGCGGCAACGGAGATCTTTACGTGAAGATCGAGATCGTGATTCCGGAGAAGCTGACAGATCGAGAGAGAGAGCTTTTCGAGGCTCTTCGAGAAGAATCTACCTTCGAACCCAAATAA
- a CDS encoding ABC transporter ATP-binding protein: MSSTTLLEVNDLHVEVEGREVLKGVSLKIGEGEVHAIFGPNGSGKTTLLGSVMGLGKYSVTKGTILFGGTDITGMSVDERARLGVGMSFQRPPTINGVKLRSLLEICDGGDSAEIEALSEKLNVTSFLDREVNAGLSGGELKRVELLQLLLQKPELVFLDEPESGVDLENMALIGRASASVLGRERPISACEGCPGTSCRVDISLKEMKELRYKAGLLITHTGHIMDYVNVDKGHVMMDGRIVCSGNAGDILAEIRRSGYSECFRCLVKEGVRS; this comes from the coding sequence ATGAGTTCGACGACACTGTTGGAGGTCAACGACCTTCACGTGGAGGTCGAGGGCCGTGAGGTCCTGAAGGGCGTATCCCTGAAGATCGGCGAGGGCGAAGTCCACGCCATCTTCGGACCGAACGGATCGGGCAAGACGACCCTTCTGGGAAGCGTCATGGGACTTGGCAAATACAGCGTCACCAAAGGGACTATCCTGTTCGGAGGAACCGACATCACCGGTATGTCCGTGGACGAGAGGGCCCGCCTCGGCGTGGGAATGTCGTTTCAGAGGCCTCCGACCATAAACGGCGTAAAGCTCAGATCGTTGCTCGAGATATGCGACGGAGGCGACTCCGCCGAGATAGAGGCCCTTTCGGAAAAACTGAACGTAACCTCTTTTTTGGATCGAGAGGTCAACGCCGGGCTGTCCGGCGGAGAGCTCAAGAGGGTGGAACTGCTTCAGCTGCTGCTTCAGAAGCCCGAGCTGGTCTTTCTGGACGAGCCCGAATCCGGCGTCGACCTGGAGAACATGGCCCTCATCGGGCGGGCCTCCGCGTCGGTGCTCGGCAGGGAGAGGCCCATCTCCGCCTGCGAAGGCTGCCCCGGAACCTCCTGTAGGGTGGACATCTCCCTGAAGGAGATGAAAGAGCTTCGCTACAAGGCGGGGCTTCTCATAACCCACACGGGCCACATAATGGACTACGTCAACGTGGACAAAGGCCACGTCATGATGGACGGACGGATAGTCTGCTCCGGAAACGCCGGGGACATCCTGGCGGAGATCCGTCGAAGCGGATACTCCGAGTGCTTCCGCTGTCTCGTAAAGGAAGGGGTTCGGAGCTGA
- a CDS encoding SufB/SufD family protein: protein MDIDRKAYGHRAPERPELARLADLPEEDKATLVRSGIDPDAQVSGSFMLTDSSTVHCDCSDPNVEVLPMQTAMDLHDGLKEYSWNLMEKESDQVDGGYFIRSRPGATVTYPLQTCLYLAEDRSAQDVHNIVIAEEGSTLNILSGCASAPGVRSGLHVGISEIYVKKGATLSFTMVHNWAEEMAVRPKTKVMVEEGGTFISNYICLKPAKDLVMYPTAILNGEGAVATFNSVFLATPGSTIDSGSRVILKAPDTRAEVVSRAVSMGGKIYARGHLVGEVPGVKAHLECDGLILSDSGLIHAIPELEARCNDLEMSHEAAVGKIAQEEIEYLMARGLSEEDARSLIIKGFLSLDIMGLPDELKRDMEETIRKAGSEGAM from the coding sequence ATGGACATAGACAGAAAGGCCTACGGACACAGGGCTCCCGAGAGGCCCGAGCTGGCCAGACTGGCGGACCTTCCCGAGGAGGACAAAGCCACTCTGGTCCGAAGCGGAATAGACCCGGATGCCCAGGTCTCCGGCAGCTTCATGCTGACAGACAGCTCCACCGTCCACTGCGACTGCTCCGACCCCAACGTCGAGGTGCTTCCGATGCAGACCGCCATGGACCTTCACGACGGCCTGAAGGAATACAGCTGGAATCTCATGGAGAAGGAGTCCGACCAGGTCGACGGAGGCTATTTCATAAGATCCAGGCCGGGAGCAACCGTCACATATCCGCTCCAGACCTGTCTCTACCTGGCGGAGGATCGGTCCGCCCAGGACGTCCACAACATAGTGATAGCCGAGGAGGGATCCACCCTCAACATACTGAGCGGCTGCGCCTCCGCTCCGGGGGTGAGGTCCGGCCTTCACGTGGGAATATCGGAGATCTACGTTAAAAAGGGAGCAACCCTGTCGTTCACCATGGTCCACAACTGGGCGGAGGAAATGGCGGTCCGTCCCAAGACCAAGGTAATGGTGGAGGAAGGGGGAACCTTCATCTCCAACTACATATGCCTGAAGCCGGCCAAGGACCTGGTAATGTACCCCACCGCGATCCTTAACGGCGAAGGGGCCGTGGCCACCTTCAACAGCGTCTTCCTGGCCACCCCGGGATCCACCATAGACTCGGGTTCCCGGGTGATACTTAAGGCCCCCGACACCAGGGCCGAGGTCGTGTCCAGAGCCGTCTCCATGGGCGGAAAGATATACGCCAGAGGGCATCTGGTGGGAGAGGTGCCCGGGGTGAAGGCCCATCTGGAGTGCGACGGCCTCATCCTGTCCGATAGCGGCCTTATCCACGCCATTCCCGAGCTTGAGGCCCGCTGCAACGACCTGGAGATGTCCCACGAGGCGGCGGTGGGGAAAATAGCCCAGGAGGAGATAGAGTATCTCATGGCCCGGGGGCTCTCTGAGGAGGACGCTCGGTCGCTCATAATAAAGGGATTCCTGTCGCTGGACATAATGGGCTTGCCCGACGAGCTCAAGAGAGACATGGAGGAAACCATCCGCAAGGCCGGATCGGAAGGAGCCATGTAA
- a CDS encoding heavy-metal-associated domain-containing protein, translating to MTSHLLKVPDMSCSHCEARVTAILEEMKVPRFSVNLSEKTVTVETDDLKRVIDALDDGGYEAEEI from the coding sequence ATGACGAGTCATTTGCTCAAGGTACCGGATATGTCCTGTTCTCATTGCGAGGCCAGGGTAACCGCCATACTGGAAGAGATGAAGGTTCCCCGTTTCTCGGTAAACCTGTCGGAGAAGACCGTCACGGTCGAGACCGACGACCTTAAAAGGGTGATAGATGCCCTCGACGACGGCGGCTACGAGGCCGAGGAGATCTAG
- a CDS encoding DUF5665 domain-containing protein, producing the protein MKYGRFLWVSFLGGIARGVGFALGLTVVAAALLWGLVGFLRTVVDWNLPFVGKYVAQFLQVVNDQMHLLQNGVR; encoded by the coding sequence ATGAAATACGGACGGTTTCTATGGGTCTCGTTTCTCGGAGGTATCGCCAGAGGCGTAGGCTTCGCCCTGGGCCTGACCGTTGTGGCGGCGGCCCTTCTTTGGGGGCTGGTCGGGTTTCTCAGGACAGTGGTGGACTGGAACCTGCCCTTCGTCGGTAAATACGTGGCCCAGTTTCTGCAGGTGGTAAACGACCAGATGCACCTGCTTCAAAACGGCGTCAGATAA
- a CDS encoding heavy metal translocating P-type ATPase has translation MGEEKKSVSLTVTGMTCASCSRIVEKRLSKIDGVAFAAVNLGTETAFVVLEKDVPLEALEEAVTKAGYGVSRERPADLESRRYSEARRNLILAWVVTGPLMALMIPHMAGYHVFGYHWMEIAGGALVIFGAGWRSLRGAWIALSHGHGNMDVLVCLGALAAWSTAILARSGIAVSSFGAVGAMIVALHVTGRFIESHLRDRASKEIRALVGIQAREARVVREDGEVTVPIEAVSSGMVLSVRPGERIPSDGVVLSGRSAVDESMITGEPMPVSKEEGHEVTGGSVAVTGSLKIEVTRTGEDTFLSRMIALIEEAQGAKIPIQAFADRVTGAFVPVVASLALASGLFWYLGVDRFGWILDQASRWIPWVVSARDPLSVGLFAFVTTIVIACPCALGLATPMALITGTGAASKKGIVIGNAEAIQTAGDVTVVVLDKTGTLTEGHPEVTRISLDSRSLAVAVAMESASNHPLAKAIAALDADPIDLESVEEIAGEGLTAVVDGETWTLGRPKSMENYEEMTQAGRTVVEVRKDGEIMGFLALEDPIRPESADAVSELKKLGIRPVMATGDNRGAAELVADAVGIDRSDVHAGIKPEDKLAIIRSEQSRGGKVLMVGDGMNDAAALKGADVGVAVGSGTDLAIDSADMVIVSGGAERIAQGIALSRKTFSVIRQNLLWAFGYNLLALPLAMAGLLHPVVAEVAMTFSSISVILNSMRVGR, from the coding sequence ATGGGAGAGGAGAAAAAGAGCGTATCGCTCACCGTGACGGGGATGACCTGCGCATCCTGTTCCAGAATAGTGGAGAAAAGACTTTCGAAGATCGACGGAGTCGCCTTCGCTGCGGTCAACCTTGGCACCGAGACGGCCTTCGTAGTTTTGGAAAAGGACGTGCCGCTGGAGGCCCTGGAGGAGGCCGTGACCAAGGCGGGATACGGCGTCTCTCGGGAGAGACCGGCGGATCTCGAGAGCAGACGCTACTCCGAGGCAAGACGCAACCTTATCCTCGCCTGGGTCGTCACAGGCCCCCTTATGGCCCTGATGATACCCCACATGGCGGGCTATCACGTCTTTGGATATCACTGGATGGAGATAGCCGGAGGTGCCTTGGTGATATTCGGCGCCGGATGGCGTTCTCTCAGAGGGGCCTGGATAGCCCTCAGCCACGGACACGGCAATATGGACGTGCTGGTCTGTCTCGGAGCCCTGGCGGCGTGGTCCACGGCCATACTGGCCCGGTCCGGCATCGCCGTATCGTCCTTCGGGGCGGTGGGGGCCATGATAGTGGCCCTTCACGTCACGGGACGGTTTATAGAGTCTCACCTCAGGGACAGGGCCTCCAAGGAGATCAGGGCGCTTGTGGGAATACAGGCCCGGGAGGCCAGGGTGGTCCGAGAGGACGGGGAGGTCACCGTTCCGATAGAGGCGGTGTCGTCCGGAATGGTTCTGTCGGTTCGGCCGGGAGAGAGGATACCCTCCGACGGAGTCGTACTGTCCGGCCGCTCCGCCGTGGACGAGTCCATGATAACAGGGGAGCCCATGCCGGTTTCCAAGGAAGAGGGCCACGAGGTCACGGGAGGATCCGTCGCTGTGACGGGATCCCTGAAAATAGAGGTTACCCGCACCGGAGAGGACACGTTTTTGTCCAGGATGATTGCCCTCATAGAGGAGGCTCAGGGAGCCAAGATACCCATACAGGCCTTTGCAGACAGGGTGACCGGGGCCTTCGTGCCGGTGGTGGCCTCTCTGGCCCTGGCTTCCGGGCTGTTCTGGTATCTCGGGGTGGACCGTTTCGGATGGATACTGGACCAGGCATCCCGCTGGATACCCTGGGTCGTCTCCGCAAGAGATCCCCTTTCGGTGGGGCTCTTCGCCTTCGTCACCACCATAGTGATAGCCTGTCCCTGTGCCCTTGGGTTGGCTACCCCCATGGCCCTCATAACCGGAACCGGTGCCGCCTCTAAAAAGGGCATAGTGATAGGCAACGCCGAGGCCATACAGACCGCCGGAGACGTAACGGTGGTGGTGCTGGACAAGACCGGCACCCTGACGGAGGGACACCCAGAGGTGACCCGGATATCTCTGGATTCCCGCTCTCTGGCCGTGGCTGTGGCCATGGAGTCGGCGTCCAACCACCCTCTTGCCAAGGCCATAGCCGCTCTGGACGCCGACCCCATAGACCTGGAATCGGTGGAGGAGATAGCCGGAGAGGGGCTTACCGCCGTAGTGGACGGCGAGACATGGACCCTGGGACGACCGAAGTCCATGGAAAACTACGAGGAGATGACCCAGGCGGGCCGAACCGTGGTGGAGGTCCGAAAGGACGGCGAGATCATGGGATTCCTGGCCCTGGAGGACCCCATCAGGCCCGAGTCGGCCGACGCAGTGTCGGAGCTTAAAAAACTGGGCATAAGGCCGGTGATGGCCACCGGGGACAACCGGGGCGCCGCCGAGCTGGTGGCGGACGCCGTCGGAATAGACCGATCGGACGTCCATGCCGGTATTAAGCCGGAGGACAAACTGGCCATAATCCGATCGGAGCAGAGCAGGGGCGGCAAGGTCCTGATGGTTGGAGACGGCATGAACGACGCCGCGGCCCTCAAGGGCGCCGACGTCGGGGTCGCCGTGGGATCCGGCACCGACCTTGCCATAGACAGTGCCGACATGGTCATAGTCTCCGGAGGAGCGGAACGCATCGCTCAGGGAATAGCCCTCTCCAGAAAGACATTCTCCGTCATAAGGCAGAACCTGCTCTGGGCCTTCGGCTACAACCTGCTGGCCCTTCCCCTGGCCATGGCGGGGCTGCTCCACCCGGTGGTGGCCGAGGTCGCCATGACCTTCAGCTCCATATCGGTGATACTCAACTCCATGAGAGTCGGCCGTTGA